The nucleotide sequence CTTAATGTCCATATCTGCATCGCGATGTCACAATGAGTCGACTTGAGCTTATTGTTTAACTGTTAGTGATGTATAAGTTATTTAGACATTATCTTACAAGTTACTCATGCCCACTTGGAAAGTAACAAGCATTGTCTTTACAGGGCTTCCGTACATGTATGAGCTATAAAAATGCACATTGTCGAAATGTGGTATATCGCTTACATTTCTGTACACTGGGAAAGTACCTTAATCCGAAACATTTTGCTAATTTCTTTCCCAGTTcttacaaataattaatataaaagacGAGTTAAGTCgaagtatttgtaaaaatattagtGACATTTGCACACTCAAATTAAATGGACGATGGGTCTGACAAAAGCGTGTAAATTATCCTTAAATACAACGTTAAAGTACCGTACTATGAACAATGTCTAAGAAGATGTAATTTCATGAATAAAAAATACTAATACACCATACATGGTCGGTAGGACTTCTTGCTTGTTCTTATTATTCAGTTGATTCTTTCtacaattattgttttttctcagCCGGATTGAAGTACTTGTAGTATGTATGCAGTTCGCCATTAAACGATGTTGAAGGTAGTAATTATCATTAGTATTATTTTTCCACTGACCAATACGTTACCACACATGTCTAGGAAACCCGGTGATAATTCAGTATTATGTTAGCTGTCTCAATACAAGGTAAATGTCCAATAACTAACTCATTCACATTTTCTTCATGATATTGGTATGATATTCTCTTGTACTAATTTAATAATAGTTGTCTTATATTTAACTTCAACAAATTCCAGATTTAAACAAGTCCGATGCGCACGAAACATGGGTGCaaattaaaagtataaatatagCAGGATTTGCTTCTGTTTTTGATTTAAATTGTATCCGGACAATGCAAGGACGGTCTTAAATCCGATCATGAAATTTGAAAAGGTGGACATGTTCCCAGTTAACGGGTTTCAGGGTCGGACAAAAAAACTGTTCACAATTTATGAACCCGGAAAATCCCCGCTTGAGTTCACTTATTATAATGAATGCCCACTAATATGCTAGTATATATACTTGTTCGTCTTTATAAAacctttgttttctttttatgtctTTCAATGATTGAGTTTGTCTAATTTAGTATTATCCGTTTAATGCCCGCAACAATTTTTAATcattaacttttattatttatattttcttgcTTCTATCATTATTTCAGATTATtccaaataattaattaatattgaaatgatatttttttctaaacaaaaagaGAGAAAAGCCCCTTTATTTTCTCAGTCATAATTGTGCATGTGTTAAACATGATGGAAAACGTACTTTAATTCCAATGTTTAGGCGAGTGATTCCTTCTTTATCTGTGTAGATATCATGTCAACATATTGTATTTTTACACTATGAGCTGATAATGAATCCTTGTTACCGATTAAAACAATTGAACTATTTTTAGCATCTTGATCCGAGAAATATCAACACTATCGGGTCCAATGgcatttttgttataaatgatGCTACACAATATTCATACTTATAAGAAGTTTATGTGAGTTgtgtataaaaacaatatgttttataagttatgCAACACTGAAAATGCTCAACTGCAACACGATTCTGGCATGTTTGTTTGGGGCAGACGCGGGGCCCTTGAACGTGAAGCTAGAACTAAACATTTGTGGTAAAATCCAAAACGCAATCAAGGATACATTGTAGAAAATGTCTTTGTTCGACGATTTTATTTATCGTCTGCAATggtttggtaaaaaaaatatttttgaaatgacAAGTGGCAAGAGATGTGTATTGCTTCTCGCTTTCAAACTGTATAATTATGACACAAATGTACGCTTACATTTTCTTTATTCCActggtttatttatttgctattataaatgcatatataATACACTTTTGTATAAATATAAGTTTTTCTTGATCATTTTTTATGTTCACAATAGCGATTTTTTTATAAGTGGTTTCGAAAAAAAAGATTGAAGGTTGGAAACTGGATGTGTCTTAGAATATTTGTTCATAGGTTTTGGATCCAGAATACAATTACACTAAGCAATGTGCTAAGAAAGGACAGGCAATCAAAATGTCGAATTACCGTTCTAAACCATTAAAAGGGTCAGATGAaaatatatagatataaataataaactatttaaggGAAGAAAGtattatagaaaaaaatctgcaaaTCGATggattattgttttgtaaatgttgcggTTTCCAAATTTACGAACAGAATTAACGCCACCTTCATACTTACGCGGTGCATGTTTTTTAGTATTGACAAAATATTAATTCCCCTATATCAATGGAACGACTGAGTATTTTAGCTTATATGCAATTTGAATATTTATTCCCAAAGCATTTATGTTTATTGTGACATATCGTTATTTATGTCTGGACTGTAATCTGATGTATTAAAATGAATTCAGCTATTATATTAATAACCCTCTAATGTGTTTcccttaaaataaaaacataaattaataaataaataaatcaattaattaattaattaatcaataaacaaataaataaatacatagataaataaataaatataatcagtagaaacaaaatataacataaaacgtTCAATCAGCGCAAACATGACTTACTTGCTACGTTCATCCGTGATATAAATGTTTCTGTTCGTTGTGATCGGAGATCGTTTTTTAGTACACCTCTTTCTGGTAATGAATGTTTACTAATTGCCAGCGAGTTTACACTAGAACTTAATTATATCTTACTTCGATTTCATCTCCCATGACAATAAATCGCCATCGAACATTGAAAATAATACAGGCAAACATTCAGTGCGACTCGACCGTCACGATTTCGCAAGTGTCATTGGCCAActaatttatttttcctttttctaGAACGTCTGTCAGGCACTGTCTATTCGTTCTATACAATTTCATTAGCAATAACCCTTTGTTTACTTTAAAGCAAGAGATGGGCACTTGTAAACGTAAACTTAGTAtcagaaaaatgaatatatagaCATTCTCCGTATAGTTGGGTGCCGATACAAGACGTGGAGACATATCAGACCCAAATTAATATCGGGGAATTACTGTAATAAGTTGTTTGGCTTTAAATCAAACTTTAGCACGGTTGATGGAAAATTTATTCTTAATGCCCTTATAGAAAAACAGTCACAGAATAAAGATAAACTATATTGTTGCCATATTGACTGCCagaaagcatatgacgtcatcaatcgcggtcaattatAGAATAAATGACTAAATTAAATGTTGGCATCGACGCTAAACTTTTAAAACGTATTTGATCCATGAATGACGAGGTAAAATTACAGATTAAACACATGGGTAGTTGATCAGACATATTTAGTACAAACTTGGGCATACTTCAGGGGGGTATAACCTCGTCCATATTGTTTTCTCATTTTATTAACGACATCGAATTCGATTAACAAATTGTAATCAACGCCGGAACTACACTAGatcagatatcaataaaactattattaatcTCTGACGATGAGgctttattatttgaaaaagGAGAGTcttcaagaatcattaaacaCTTTACAAACCTACTGCGACAGGTGGCATTTCgctaacattaaaaaaaactaaggTCATGGTAGTCCGAAAAACTGTAAATCGATACAAAATCCAACAAACAAGTGTATATGTTACGCCTTAATATAGTATATAGAATAGGCTACACAACGCAAAAAAAATATATCGTGCAAGCTACAGCATAAACAATCAAACACGCAAGTCTATAGTTTGATATACCGGTATTCAGCAAAATGCAGATAATATTATCCTTTCTGTTGAATGAATCCGCTAGAAAGCGTATGACTAGTAAATCGCTGAAATAAAGAACTATTATGAACAAGTTCTATAAAATGATGAGTCAATCGTTGAGGCTAAATAGCAAAAAAATACTTGCGATTTTATCGTTGAagttatacaattaaacaaaCTTTAAAAGGGTAAACAAGTCAATAAATCTTTGGAATTAATAAAAAGGTGACAGTGAATCTATCTTTGAAGCAATATTACTTGCAAGTAGAGAATAAACCAATACTATGTTTGTTCGTGTCCGCACATTAAGACGCTTAAGAAACAATGAGGCATTATAAGTATAGAAATGACATTAAAgtaacttgttcacagattttggcattttttaatgtGTCATTAGAAGCTTTaaatctttaaatgcaaacatcGGAATTAAAAAAAGGCCCCagtttaaaacaagaaaacaattaaagaGAGAAAAAAGTAATCATAGCCTGGGATCGAAGCACTTTGTGTAAAAGTTTGTCACTTAGGTCACTCGACCATCCGTTCTAATACATTTATATACGCAATCCAAGTAGGATTACGCAATCCAAGTAGTgtaacaaaatattacaataactctcacaattattcaatcgtttcgcgttttgtaacgctttataatgttcaagtttttaaatcgtaaaaaggtgcatataatggatattttagagcctggtaaatgttcagtattattgttctCTCAAAAATAATATAACTTCAATGAAAATTTGTAAATctgattttttcaatttaccaaaccgtgaacaggtccctttattTCTGCGTTGTATGTCATCTGGCTAATGGTATTgatcaataataaataaaagtgcGCACTTGTAAGTTGGTTATGTAATCCAGCCGGAACAATCCCCTAAACAAAGGGGATtcaacccgggacctcccggatccaaatcaggcagacactaccgcgtcgctataaaagctagctcatatagtaaggcagtataagttccccTTATACCTAACCCTACCGCAGTAAACGTTGCAAAGTCTAAATCTAGAGTAttttcagagacgtagataacatgttatctacgtctctggtattTTAAAGATATGTCTTCATTTAGGTTAAACTCAGTCCATATCATGGttgattttattttgataaagttTTTAATACCGACCACCATAAACAGTTGTATATACTTGTGTATGAACTTTATctgattaaataaagaaaaaagtgCACATTGCGTTCGATCTACATTTCTTTGTTCAGCGTCTTTGAACGCCTGGGGAAGTGAATTGTGAATTATTACACAacattgacaaacaaacaaacaataatgtTCAAAAGTAATATCATAATTGGATTTAAATTGAcatcattatcaaaataatacaaaaaaaaagcaaacaatagCAACTGTGAACTTATAATTTCCTTACTCCGATCAGTTCAACTGCATACCGTTATCTAATAAAGCTACCCGGTGTAACCATTTTCTATCACATGCCAATTTTACAATATATACCGAAAATGTTACGGTCCACTGACTTCTCGCACTGTCTGCAACGTTTTATAACCGCCATCGGGTTGTTAAAATACATGCGTTAGGTGTCCGACAACTAAGAGTCATTATATTAAGAGTAAATACAATGGCTTTCGtttgaaaacagatgtaaatatttcacaggtataattatttacaaatctcttcataatttaacgcccacatatattgacgacttgataaaactggtgaaaaacaataattacaatttaagatcgatatcaaacaatgatttgacgcataaaacacctcactcaaaccttttaaaaaagtcgtttagttactctggtatggaaatatggaaacacataccggttagtattcgccaatctctcactctcaccactttcaaacataggcttaagaaatatttcctctttgaggcgcaaaatgagtctcaagcgtagtaacatttttctgttttcctcttattcaaaagtcaaatactcctccataagtgtcgtaatgattactgtagatttaaattctgcaaacaaatatacatattgctttttcaaactatttatatagcaaggaggtgcaggctattcttcataacagttgggtaatttcatatcctattgtgaacaacactggtcatgaatattgttttctgtaattataatatttgtgtacatcAGCCGCTTCTATCAATCGTTAACTATTTCAAGAATtatgtattccacgtttttaaactctaactttgtacaataatgtacgcggctgttttgttaactttttgttattgttattggtcgtgttaattaagatatggtaattgtataagtgtgtgtgtgtgtgtgtgtgtgtataggtgtgtgcgtgcgcgcgtgtgtgtgtgcgtgcgtgcgttagagtgtgtgcatatgggaaaatgtaatcaacaatacatttatattcttaaatactttctgtttataaatatttgttccttgagaccatttcaatatcggaagagaaattaataatataagagaagtcatataatatacttgctttttatgacacttctattacactgttacagtactcttatgtccgtcaaagtctacatgtttgcattatactATAGAAATGCATTacacataccatagttgtttgaaggcctcattgaaaataagattgccattgttaaactgtctgcatgactttgtatcaatgtgttgtcttaatgagttaccttcggaaaataaagagattattattattattattattattatattattattattatagtaaaacCCGGGTGTCCGACAATAAGATTCGCGATTTTTTTCTAGAAGATGTTGTCCGAAAACTCAGGACTGTTCGAAAACTTAAGTAATTTCGGTATATTTGAAGCTGTTATAATTACAAATGTCTCTAAAGTTATGAGTCTATATTTGAAGCTGTATTTTATATTCTTTAGCAGGCCGAGTATATCGTTGGAACTAAACAAAAGATTCTAAAATCCCAATTAACAGTATAAGATGAACAAGTCTGTTGTTGAAGTTATTGATCAAACTGTCTAAAACGGCGAATCTATCGATGGGGCTACAGGACAAACTCTCTTATAAGCGCGAACTTGTCGTCATAGAGATAGTCTGGCGCATGGACTTTCACAGTCTTTACAAACTCTGTTTCCCGCTCGAACAAAGACCGGAAGTAAGTAAGAATATCAAATAATTTGTAAAGTCTGGTTCCCGTCCCGCCCGGACGAATGTTAAACAAATGACGCAAGCAGGAAAGCAGCTTATCTTGAGATTCTTGCACTTTTTCGGGTTCCCTCAGCTCGCATCGATCTAAATGTTCATCAAGGAATAGTATAAATTCCACGTGGACATAGAATAAAGATTTTTCAATCGTCCAATTGCCAGTCATGACAAaagcattttattattaaaatactctCAAAATAAAAGACGGTatcataccaaaataaattagaACACGACAAAGAAGTGATTAATAAACTCGTCGTTATATATGGAATATTTCAGATATCATATGATATAAACTTTTAGTTTTTAGTGGAATATAACATGTATTTGCCAATTGATGATCTATGTTGTTACCTGGAGACATAACTACGAACGCCTTTACCACTGCCTCCTCGTGTTCTGACAGGCCAAGCTCGTAGAGGCTTCGCACGGCTTTGTTTCGTCCTAGCACGAGGTCACGAGGAAAAACCTTTTCGAGCTCGTCAATGTGATATTTCCCGCCCCAGGGAGTTATTATAACCTGGCGTTCCACGTTGTGACAGTGGTACATATATTTGTACGTACAAATAATGTCTATGTCCACTCGAGAAGCTGTAAAGCGTATTGTAAACGTGTAAAGAGCAAAATCAtataaaaacatatcaaacgtTTCATACCTTAGAAACGTATAAAACTTCATGAAAAACGTATCGAAAATGGGTGCAATTTACGAGAACGTTTAATACTTGTCGAGAGCATGCAAAAGGTATCGGACACGTAAAAAAACCCATTAAACTCTAAAACAAATCTAGAACGTTCGAAAAGTATGGTGAAAACGTATAGATAATTAGAACAACGTATCAATGATCTGTCAAGCATCAGTGTAAAGTAAGGTTAGCCCTTACACCGGTTTTAACACACAATCCTGTGCATTGAACCGGTGAGCTCACTTTTGTTCAAAATTTAGTTGCTGTTGCAAACTTATCGGATAAAAACAAGAATTACTCTCTTGCTAGAATTTCCTAAGTTTAATTGTTTGCTATATTGATAACAAGCAATCCGTATTgattttctgtaaaatgtatCGAGGACGATTATCTTAAACGTGTATAGCTAATTGTCATAATCGACCGTATGGAAAACATTTCGATAATCTTCAAGAACTAAACTACAACATATACAACTTGAGAACCTGTTAACAAAAACGTTTTAAACGTACTGAGCTCATGCCTTAACAACGTATTGAGAAATACAAACGTTCATATTCTGTTAAAAGCAAGCTCATGCAAGACGTTCCATTATCATCTCAAATCAAATTTCTTAAACATCTGTATTGACTCACAGCGTTGCTTCTGCATGTTTTCACTTTAGCAAAGCATTTGTTTTtagcataaaacaacatttacccTTCAGCAGACTGGCTTGATCGTCTGGACAAAGCTGCCTGAATCCCGGAATGGTTTTCGCAAACTTAACACTTTCGACAATCTTTTTCTGGAAATGCAGTATGGCTGTAATGAGTTCTTCACCCCGGCCGTCTACATCTATACCTTGTGCAGTAGAAATTTAAATTGAACTTGTTATTTACATCAGATATACTAGTAATTAATACTGtgtatatacatttatacttttaattGTGTTAAACTAAATGTTCGTAGGAATAGTTTTAATCGCTCCTCTATAAATAGTGTTTGTGTCTGAGTGTCTAATCAAAGTGTTCATTCCGTAACATTTAACATAGTAAAATAATGATATTGCCTAGCGTTCAGAACAAAATGCTTCCTTTCTCTGTATGACGTTGTTGCTGATTATGGTAATAATAACAGTAGGTATGTTACTTGACTTGGTCGTAAATGAGTGTGCGTTGTTTTCCACACgttatcaaatattattattttagtgtATACTTATAACAACGTCATTATACACCATTGTTATTTCCTTCTTTAACGATGTTTCCACCAGCTCAATGTGATTCGTtcgttaatttatttatttcaaaggtATGTGTTACCATACGTTGTCACTTTGTTCGTATCTTACGTTGCTACCAGTGTCTTTTTTCCAAATGACGTTATTTTATGATAGAGAAGCTGTTTTCTTTGACATCGCACTGATgcgattttaattaaaacaattgttttcctGTGTtctttaaatctcacaataaaattGAATGTGCATGTTGGAGCCTTGGACGAggtcgttgaaataaaaaaattagcgTTGTCCAATCTCGTCAATTACATACTTGCTGTGCGCATGTTGTCCAATCTCGTCAATTACATACTTGCTGTGCGCATGTCATTAAAAACTTCATAATTCACATGTACACCTTTAACTTTAATAAAACGTAATATGTTTTTAGATAACTTGTACCTGTTGACTTGTAAAATTCCAAGTATTCCTGGATTGAGATTGGTTTCATTAATCCAAATACTTGTGACTTCAGTTGATAATTCTCCTGCATTATAAAAAGATTTCTATATTAAATTTGCATCGTACACTAAAAATCGCATACCCGTTAAATTGAAGCGCAGCATCCATAAACATCATAAAATACGTTTCTACAATAATACGTCATCTAAAATTAATAATCACAcgtattttaaaggggccttttcacagaatttggcatttgtttaacttattcattaaatgctttatattgataaatgtaaacattggatcgtaaaagctccagttaaaaatcaagaaaaaaattaaaaaaaggaaaagaacattggccggaccaggtttcgaaccagtgacccctggagtcctgccagagtcctgaagtaaaaacgctttagcctactgagctattccgccgagtacacattctggacgtattttatacctaatataagcaatcttcgtactttcacaaaatttaacgacaaaaacagaactctccaaattattcaatcgtttcgcgttgcaacgctttataatttttaggttttaaaatcgtcaaaagatgcatataatggctatattagagcatggttaatgttcagtattactgtttcctcacaaatatcataactaaaacgaaaacttacgaatctgaaacaacttttttcaattttgtcaatttaccaaagcgtgaaaagatccctttaacacgtTGAAATAAGACATTATATCGCAACAAATAACTTGTGTTTTTTCCGCAAGAACATTTTTGATCGAATTATAAATATTCAATTCCAAGTGACTAATTACATACCAAAACACTTGTATGGACCCTTTGGATTTCTTCTTGAGATATAGCCAACTCCTCAGAAGTTTCTTTGTTTGCTTTTGTAAGAATCTTTACAATTTGTTCCATTTCCTGTGTACATCCGAGAAAGTAAACTGTTAACTGTATCCgtcttaaatatacatgttttatcaaCAGTACTAGTATTCTGTACATATGTTGTTAAATATATGTCCACCAAAAGAACTTTGCGACAAAAACACAAAATCGCCCATGTCCGTACAGGCAAAACATTAAATTGACAATCATTACTTAAGTGAATGTTTGACTAGTTAAACATATCTTGAGATGGCgattttttggtaaaaaggggAAATCAAAGTTCATTTATATTACAAGAATTGTTAACCccataaaaatgaacaaaaaagtcACTGGTTAAAGCAAACCACAATGCTTAAATTCTATACAGGAATTGCTGAATTAAAACACTTGATCGGTATATTCAGTCGTTCTTACTTTTAAAAGACATTCATATTATCTTATAGTTTGTGCATAATTGTCAGGTTCACCATTAATACTAATTATAAATGAACAAATAAGCACAAAATAAACAATTAGGTAAACCTTCAGTGAAGGTCCTGGCTTTGATTCCAAGCCGCTTGTATCAGTGCCTGCCAAGTCGGTTCCTTGTATCATAAAATTGTTAACGCATGATTCTTCAGTATCGCTGATTTGGAGATCATCATCTTTTCAAACAAAAAGGATAAATCAATAGAACAAAAACCAAATGTCACATAATCGCACCATGAGTGATAGAAACTCTACCCACATTTTTGATAAAGGTTCTTGTCgttttaatcattttttattaaaatatttacattctgaatttaaatcatttaataattgaAACAGACACAATTGTTTACCGTATAAATTATCCGGTGAAAGCGCGAATGAAAACGATTTGATAATAATGTCTTCAATTGAGATTGGCGAAGATGGCTGTGGTGCTGGTTGCTCCATATCTGTGAGATTGCTTGAAGATCTCGACGGAGTTGCAATTGTTTCTGAATCTTCGACTCTTGCTTTTGTCACCTCGCGAATGTTCTCAGATTTATGTTCTAGCGTGTATCGACCAATTTTCATTGCTGAAAGATAAAAACATATAATGATCAACCTCAATATTTTTATCCTAAGGATGGTCGCGCTATTAAGTCATTTAGGCAAATATCTCTCTCTCAAGTTGGCACGTGCAATAGAAAATCGTggtaaagaaaatataaatgctAAGGCAAAATATCAAATAACGTTGTAAAATAGTGTTAAAAGTTTTTATTAAAGATTACTTGTCTACTCTTAGctgattaaaaatcattttttgcatttaaattatgCAACAGCAGGCAAATGATCAAACTACGTACGCTGTCATTGAACATCATGCAATAACATTTCAAGCTAGTGAAAACTGACCATAAAGGCACACTTTTCTTTGACCATATAgaatatatttcatgttaaatAACACAGGACACGCACCGTTGCGAGACATTCCAACAGTCAGACATCTCTCGTATCTACATGACGGACATCCATTGCTCTGTGGCCCAGTTTTCCAGGCAGCCGCTTCATCTGGGGTACATTTACACTTGTAATTTACTTCTACCTTCTTGAGCGTTCTTTTGTAGAAAGCCTGCAAAACGTTAAAAGTCAAGCAGCAAAACAACTGTTAGCTGCACAGTGACTGGCAGATGTTCATTTCTTTAACACTTCGTGTAATAGAAAGTAAAAAAGCAATCGTTATATAAAAATGAGGACAAGCTATGTACTTGATTGAGAACAATGTGATATTTTAAGATAAGCATCAACTAAATGAATCTAATATATACACGTTTGAACAATATTTCCgttttatttcttgtttaacCAATTGCTTACTTACTATATATAAAATTCAAAAGTATTGCCGCGATCGTCTCCCAAATTTATATGCCAAGATTAACTTTTTAACATACaataacatattttgttaatttgccGGTAAGAATAAAACAAAGCTCTGTTAACGAAAAAATAAACAATCGTTAGCGAAAACcatgtaaatacacattttcacgTGTTAGTTGAAATATTACTGCTTGCGAATAAATAAGTTAGAAATGTGTGATGTCGTATCACAAACATGTCTATGGACGTAAACCTTTCATTCCACTACCTTGCATGCTTCGCATGAGTTCACTCCATAATGGTAACCGGAAGCTATCTCATCACACACGCGGCAGGGCGGAAGTGGGGTCTCTGGCGGGCATGGATCAAGGTTCTTTTCGCGTCGACGCTTTTGTTTAGGTTTTGTTGGCTGTGTAGTGCTGTCGGCCTTGGCTTTTGTTGACGTTTTCGACGCAAGGTCACTTTTCGAAACCGGGACGTTTTTCCTCTTTGACAGGCATTTTGCGACTTGACGTTCATCTGAAGACATTTCTGGTCgagatttaaaatgtttgcaaGTTTGCTTAGGAATCTTCTAGATTTGAAAAATGTCTTAGTGTTCAAAAATCTGTCCACGAATTGGaagtttaaattgttttcataaaaCTGTCACACATTTACCATGTTTCTTGGCTGAACGAACTCTTTTATATCTggaagttgtttttgttttttttcagaactgtctcacattttaaagttttcataagCTGTCCTAGATTTGGAAGTGAGCTCAGTTTGATAACACTGGCTTAGATTTGCAAATTGTTCAGTTTTAATGTGACCTTCCTGTGTTTTGATGGCCTGAACTCCCTCCCAAGCTGAATCTTCTGGTCTAACACAGTCTGCGGATCGTCAACGTACCTGGAAACAAAGTACTTGCATTCATCCCTTACTTCAACATCTGCGCAGAGATATGGTTGCCAGAATATCAATATTATAGCTTTAACATACCCTTGCCGCCATTACACACCAAGCGATGATATAGTCGGTTTAAAGTATTCGTGGTATTTAACATGATTGGTTACGGttcttttatttacattttgaGCAGAAAACCATGTATAAGACGACAAAATGCTCATACCGCT is from Dreissena polymorpha isolate Duluth1 chromosome 14, UMN_Dpol_1.0, whole genome shotgun sequence and encodes:
- the LOC127857085 gene encoding nuclear receptor ROR-alpha A-like, coding for MSSDERQVAKCLSKRKNVPVSKSDLASKTSTKAKADSTTQPTKPKQKRRREKNLDPCPPETPLPPCRVCDEIASGYHYGVNSCEACKAFYKRTLKKVEVNYKCKCTPDEAAAWKTGPQSNGCPSCRYERCLTVGMSRNAMKIGRYTLEHKSENIREVTKARVEDSETIATPSRSSSNLTDMEQPAPQPSSPISIEDIIIKSFSFALSPDNLYDDDLQISDTEESCVNNFMIQGTDLAGTDTSGLESKPGPSLKEMEQIVKILTKANKETSEELAISQEEIQRVHTSVLENYQLKSQVFGLMKPISIQEYLEFYKSTGIDVDGRGEELITAILHFQKKIVESVKFAKTIPGFRQLCPDDQASLLKASRVDIDIICTYKYMYHCHNVERQVIITPWGGKYHIDELEKVFPRDLVLGRNKAVRSLYELGLSEHEEAVVKAFVVMSPDRCELREPEKVQESQDKLLSCLRHLFNIRPGGTGTRLYKLFDILTYFRSLFERETEFVKTVKVHAPDYLYDDKFALIREFVL